In Stieleria varia, one genomic interval encodes:
- a CDS encoding glycosyltransferase family 4 protein, producing MTIRLALVIPTMDRGGAEKQLCLLAENLPRDEFDVRVFLLTREGPLVDRLRDAGVSVTLIGKRFKADPTALFRLRRELKSFAPDIVHTWIFAANSFGRLAAKWAGVPTILASERCVDPWKSRMHFMVDRWLAKSTAAITTNSEGVRDFYAQHGIDRELFRVIPNGIEPRRGVAVGRDEVRRRLQVEPERKLILAVGRLWPQKRYRDLIWAAELLGTLRLDTTLVIVGDGPQKGELLRFRDSVTCPQHVRFAGPRTDVAELLNGADLFWIGSEYEGQSNAVIEAMQAGVPVIGTDIPGNRDLIVPGVTGQIVELGDRAGFARQSQELLENPAMAARFGQAAMERINRDFTISAMVEAHIGLYRER from the coding sequence ATGACGATTCGACTGGCGCTCGTGATCCCGACGATGGATCGAGGCGGCGCGGAAAAACAACTGTGCTTACTCGCCGAAAATCTGCCTCGCGATGAATTCGATGTTCGCGTGTTCTTGCTCACCCGAGAAGGCCCGCTTGTCGATCGACTTCGCGACGCGGGTGTTTCCGTGACGCTGATCGGCAAACGATTCAAAGCAGACCCGACGGCGTTGTTTCGTTTGCGTCGAGAGCTGAAATCATTCGCACCGGACATCGTTCACACGTGGATCTTTGCCGCCAACAGTTTCGGTCGCTTGGCCGCCAAGTGGGCCGGCGTCCCGACGATCCTTGCCAGCGAGCGTTGCGTCGATCCATGGAAGTCGCGAATGCATTTCATGGTCGACCGATGGTTGGCGAAATCCACCGCTGCGATCACTACCAACAGTGAAGGCGTCCGTGATTTTTATGCGCAGCACGGGATCGATCGAGAACTATTTCGCGTGATTCCCAATGGGATCGAGCCTCGCCGTGGTGTGGCCGTTGGACGCGACGAAGTACGGCGGAGATTGCAGGTCGAGCCGGAACGCAAACTGATCTTGGCCGTCGGCCGACTGTGGCCCCAGAAACGGTATCGCGACCTCATTTGGGCCGCCGAGTTGCTCGGGACGCTTCGTCTGGATACGACACTTGTCATCGTCGGTGACGGACCGCAGAAAGGAGAACTGTTGCGGTTTCGCGATTCGGTCACTTGTCCACAACATGTTCGATTTGCGGGGCCCAGGACGGATGTTGCCGAGTTGCTCAACGGCGCGGATCTTTTTTGGATCGGCAGCGAATACGAAGGCCAGAGCAATGCGGTGATCGAAGCGATGCAGGCGGGCGTGCCCGTCATCGGTACCGACATACCGGGCAACCGAGATCTGATCGTGCCCGGCGTCACGGGGCAGATCGTCGAGCTGGGTGACCGCGCGGGATTCGCCCGCCAGTCCCAGGAATTGCTGGAGAATCCCGCGATGGCGGCCCGATTCGGGCAAGCAGCGATGGAACGGATCAATCGTGATTTCACGATTTCCGCCATGGTGGAGGCACACATCGGGCTCTATCGCGAGCGTTGA
- a CDS encoding glycosyltransferase, with protein sequence MTRAMRVLIVTHHFWPHGSIDVAGHAMELATGLHRRGVHVEVLTPKFSSRWVEQLTFREIAVHRPTSIAKNEWASNRYARQMTQWIRDRGQSFDVIVCQGGRDEAPAVVDAARRLGIPSVIRITGFGTASDVAWWQTGRWARRCMTAAKSADCVITSHAGQHRQLLGEGFLDSKIQRVGISVGASPAITNKQKQQVRFALGGINSDLFATMDTPVALAVCPLDRSFPSSRFASAMMSVVSRNPAIKVWLVGDGSGREATHRMLKSDGVRHAVAIPGSFSNLEDVYAAADMYIHASDYGVDHLLPAAISARLPLVLRDSPLMREFIDGSMKQETSGQFDTSASLSTQHAPVAWFDERPASLQTASQRAHDSPGTLGRAVESILKNREQADENAEQLRLKMQRQWSSNDSLDQYISLFGRLSGTVIKSSEGIKSSEDRQSSIHGDRMQNRSRSESGQ encoded by the coding sequence GTGACTCGTGCGATGAGGGTATTGATCGTCACGCATCATTTTTGGCCGCACGGCTCCATCGATGTGGCCGGGCATGCGATGGAACTTGCCACTGGCCTGCATCGACGTGGCGTGCATGTCGAAGTTCTGACGCCAAAATTCTCCAGTCGTTGGGTCGAGCAACTAACGTTTCGCGAAATCGCCGTCCATCGACCGACGTCCATTGCAAAGAACGAATGGGCGTCCAATCGTTATGCCCGTCAGATGACACAGTGGATTCGTGATCGAGGCCAATCGTTTGACGTGATCGTTTGCCAAGGCGGCCGAGACGAAGCACCCGCGGTCGTGGATGCCGCCCGTCGATTGGGCATCCCCAGCGTGATCCGGATCACGGGATTTGGAACCGCCAGCGACGTGGCTTGGTGGCAAACCGGACGTTGGGCGCGACGATGCATGACGGCTGCGAAGTCTGCGGACTGTGTGATCACGAGCCATGCCGGACAACATCGACAGTTGCTCGGTGAAGGATTCCTGGATAGCAAGATTCAGCGTGTCGGGATCTCGGTCGGCGCCTCGCCAGCGATCACGAACAAGCAAAAGCAGCAAGTGCGTTTCGCGCTTGGCGGAATCAACAGCGACCTGTTTGCGACCATGGACACGCCGGTCGCCTTGGCCGTTTGTCCGCTGGATCGCTCGTTTCCATCTAGCCGTTTCGCGAGCGCAATGATGTCGGTTGTTTCGCGAAACCCCGCGATCAAGGTTTGGTTGGTCGGTGATGGCTCCGGTCGCGAAGCCACGCATCGAATGTTGAAAAGCGACGGTGTGCGTCACGCGGTTGCGATACCGGGCTCGTTCAGCAATTTGGAAGACGTCTACGCGGCCGCCGACATGTACATTCACGCCAGCGATTACGGTGTGGATCATCTGCTGCCTGCGGCCATCTCCGCCCGACTGCCGTTGGTGCTCCGAGACAGCCCACTGATGCGAGAATTCATCGATGGCTCCATGAAACAGGAAACCTCTGGCCAGTTCGACACATCCGCATCGTTATCAACACAGCATGCTCCAGTGGCGTGGTTTGATGAACGACCAGCAAGCCTACAAACCGCCAGCCAACGAGCACATGATTCCCCTGGGACACTGGGTCGTGCAGTGGAAAGCATCCTCAAGAACCGCGAGCAAGCAGACGAGAACGCCGAACAGTTGCGGCTAAAGATGCAACGTCAATGGTCGTCCAATGATTCGTTGGATCAATACATCAGCCTCTTTGGCCGTTTGTCGGGTACCGTTATCAAGTCGTCCGAAGGCATCAAGTCATCCGAAGACAGGCAGTCATCAATCCACGGCGACCGCATGCAGAACAGATCGAGATCGGAGTCAGGACAATGA
- a CDS encoding sensor histidine kinase → MGNIHSGSQNDPQNRKTNREGEVASARPVIPIGYAGVATLIALLIVVLNQYASVPWPVSVAVIAILYAPLFFLWFRPPPRLGETKRVTAPLGFLGGVSASRETELALRKSEDRFRKLIEHAPEAVVVYDLERGHLVVVNRAAEFLFKLPASELHARDPVRDLSPQFQPNGRESGEMAGELIQRAIQGETPVFEWTHIDGDGNPILCEVRLLAFELDDRPALRGSVIDIRERKRIEKELQDLAVDLEIRVRARTIELEQLNEDLKAFAFTVSHDLRAPLRAVCGFADALAEDFGDRLGDSGNECISDIQDAANRMDTMISDLLIYSRLGYSDLRLRVVGLDAVVNEAMEALRAEIQSSEAIVNVRSPLPTVIGDHATLVDVFYNLIGNAIKFVAKDRQPIVNVYGESLTADNAAPTRVRIWVDDNGIGVNEAYCERIFRVFSRLHGVERYPGTGIGLAIVARACEKLNGSCGMEPQQDEGSRFWIELPLGA, encoded by the coding sequence ATGGGCAATATTCATTCCGGTTCACAAAACGATCCGCAGAATCGCAAGACGAACCGGGAGGGTGAGGTTGCATCTGCACGGCCGGTGATTCCGATCGGCTATGCCGGGGTCGCGACATTGATTGCGTTGTTGATTGTCGTACTCAATCAATATGCGTCTGTTCCCTGGCCCGTTTCCGTGGCTGTCATTGCCATACTCTACGCCCCTTTGTTTTTCTTGTGGTTTCGGCCTCCTCCACGCCTTGGTGAAACCAAGCGGGTTACGGCTCCCCTTGGCTTTCTGGGTGGCGTTTCGGCGAGCCGGGAAACCGAGCTGGCATTGCGAAAGAGTGAAGACCGGTTTCGTAAACTCATTGAGCATGCGCCGGAAGCCGTGGTCGTGTATGACCTCGAGCGTGGCCACCTCGTGGTCGTCAACCGGGCGGCTGAGTTTCTCTTTAAGCTGCCTGCGTCTGAGCTTCATGCACGAGATCCAGTACGAGATTTGAGCCCACAATTTCAGCCCAACGGCCGTGAGTCAGGGGAGATGGCAGGCGAACTGATTCAGCGAGCGATACAGGGCGAAACACCTGTCTTTGAATGGACCCACATCGACGGAGACGGAAATCCGATCTTGTGTGAAGTCCGGCTGCTCGCGTTCGAACTGGATGATCGTCCCGCATTGAGGGGCAGTGTCATCGATATTCGCGAACGAAAGCGAATCGAGAAAGAGCTTCAGGACTTGGCTGTCGACCTGGAAATTCGAGTCCGAGCGCGGACGATCGAACTGGAGCAACTGAACGAGGACCTCAAGGCGTTTGCGTTCACGGTCTCTCACGACTTGCGTGCGCCATTGAGGGCTGTTTGCGGTTTCGCCGACGCCCTTGCAGAAGACTTTGGTGACCGTTTGGGTGATTCGGGCAACGAATGCATCAGCGACATCCAAGATGCGGCCAATCGGATGGATACGATGATCAGTGATTTGTTGATATACAGTCGTCTGGGGTACAGCGACCTCCGATTGCGTGTGGTCGGACTCGATGCCGTGGTCAACGAGGCCATGGAAGCTCTGCGTGCAGAGATCCAATCAAGTGAGGCGATCGTCAACGTTCGATCTCCACTACCGACCGTCATCGGAGATCATGCAACATTGGTCGATGTCTTCTACAATTTGATCGGCAATGCCATCAAGTTTGTTGCCAAGGACCGGCAGCCGATCGTCAACGTCTATGGTGAGTCGTTGACAGCAGACAATGCGGCTCCCACGAGAGTACGAATTTGGGTGGACGACAACGGGATCGGCGTCAACGAAGCCTATTGCGAGCGTATCTTTCGCGTTTTCAGCCGTCTGCATGGAGTGGAAAGATATCCGGGCACGGGGATCGGTTTGGCCATCGTTGCTCGCGCCTGTGAAAAGCTAAACGGTTCATGCGGCATGGAACCTCAGCAAGATGAGGGTAGCCGATTCTGGATCGAGTTGCCCCTAGGAGCTTAG
- a CDS encoding rhodanese-like domain-containing protein — translation MSDSVPLEIDVRAVAKLRSDGDDFLLLDVRQPDEYETARIDGSMLLPMGELGERIGELEEHKDRHIVVHCHHGGRSLHVTQALRQAGYTNVQNMAGGIDAWSLEIDDSVPRY, via the coding sequence ATGTCCGATTCTGTACCGCTAGAAATCGATGTCCGCGCCGTTGCCAAGTTGCGATCCGACGGCGATGATTTTTTGTTGCTCGATGTCCGACAGCCCGATGAATACGAAACCGCTCGAATCGATGGCAGCATGCTGCTACCGATGGGCGAATTGGGTGAACGGATCGGCGAGTTGGAGGAGCACAAGGATCGGCACATCGTGGTGCATTGTCATCACGGCGGACGCAGTCTCCACGTCACTCAGGCCTTGCGTCAGGCAGGATACACAAATGTGCAGAACATGGCCGGCGGGATAGACGCGTGGAGTCTCGAGATCGACGATTCCGTCCCGCGTTACTAG
- a CDS encoding NAD(P)-dependent oxidoreductase translates to MSTDDITIERVAVPAISFAQVPVLVAHLRSIYPDARVNTQCVPRHHSTRDTIEYLRDCDAAIVSFEPINAEVLAALPRLKVVSKLGVGLDTIDPVAMRKHNVRLGWTPGVNKRSVAELALCLTLAALKHVVAANVDMRAGKRPLQRVGRQLTGRVVGIHGCGEIGQDFIRLLKPFGCHVIACDLRDRSEFYHEFDVESVSPAALYARSEVLSIHMNVTPMNRGLYNADVLDQLRPDCVLVNTSRGTLVDEVALRERLKRRQIAAAAFDVFEHEPPEDDELLNLDNFIATPHIGSGSMEARLQMGMAAIQGLTHHFLPQPGEYPFECYT, encoded by the coding sequence ATGAGCACTGACGACATCACCATCGAGCGTGTCGCTGTTCCTGCGATCTCGTTCGCTCAGGTGCCGGTGTTGGTAGCGCATTTGCGGTCGATTTATCCTGATGCCAGGGTCAACACCCAATGCGTGCCCAGGCATCATTCGACACGCGATACGATCGAATACTTGCGAGATTGCGATGCGGCAATCGTTTCGTTCGAGCCGATCAACGCGGAAGTCCTTGCTGCTCTGCCTCGGCTGAAGGTGGTCTCCAAGTTGGGCGTCGGTCTGGACACCATTGACCCTGTCGCAATGAGAAAGCACAACGTTCGGCTCGGCTGGACTCCCGGTGTCAACAAACGTTCGGTCGCCGAGCTGGCTCTCTGCTTGACACTCGCTGCACTCAAGCATGTTGTGGCTGCCAATGTGGACATGCGTGCCGGCAAGCGGCCGCTGCAACGCGTGGGGCGTCAATTGACCGGCAGGGTCGTGGGGATTCACGGCTGTGGCGAGATCGGCCAAGATTTCATTCGGTTGCTGAAGCCATTTGGTTGTCACGTGATCGCATGTGATTTGCGAGATCGCAGCGAGTTCTATCATGAGTTTGACGTTGAATCGGTCAGCCCGGCGGCTTTGTATGCCCGATCGGAGGTTCTATCGATTCACATGAACGTCACGCCGATGAACCGCGGGCTCTACAACGCAGATGTGTTGGACCAGTTGAGGCCTGACTGTGTGTTGGTCAATACATCGCGTGGCACACTGGTCGATGAGGTCGCACTGCGTGAGCGACTCAAACGCCGCCAGATCGCCGCAGCGGCCTTTGACGTGTTCGAACATGAGCCACCCGAGGACGATGAGTTGCTCAACCTGGACAACTTCATTGCAACGCCGCACATCGGTTCGGGGTCGATGGAAGCTCGGCTGCAAATGGGAATGGCCGCAATCCAAGGTTTGACCCATCATTTCCTGCCCCAACCGGGTGAGTACCCGTTCGAGTGCTACACCTAG
- a CDS encoding DUF2061 domain-containing protein, with protein sequence MTEPNLHFQETKARSLTKTVSWRCVAVLNSFLILTMKFSDQAFVNALAMNVTGFVVFYFFERIWNRVKWGRIPSGGLTAGGVAAGVDQPPSA encoded by the coding sequence GTGACAGAGCCCAACCTCCATTTCCAAGAAACAAAAGCAAGGAGCTTGACCAAAACCGTTTCTTGGAGATGCGTTGCGGTTCTCAACAGTTTCCTGATTCTCACCATGAAATTCTCCGACCAAGCGTTCGTCAATGCGCTGGCAATGAATGTCACCGGATTCGTGGTGTTCTATTTCTTTGAGCGGATCTGGAACCGTGTCAAATGGGGACGCATCCCCTCTGGCGGCCTGACAGCAGGAGGTGTGGCTGCGGGTGTGGATCAACCTCCGTCGGCCTGA
- a CDS encoding patatin-like phospholipase family protein — MTDGQDQKIDFETVRKNEIAEIAKRRREANVYADKNSPTESHAPESDLVGLALSGGGVRSASFNLGFIQSLYENGVLRHIDYMATVSGGGYVGSSLSSLALHPDTEFDWKSDAFDADADADASDSTHQPERKFPLSPRGDGRQPPRVLELIHGGQYLRKPLIFLNRYLVGVLLTNVVALSFVFALAALAAWMFRCLDYTWSINWLYALGFQGDIARAFFPMTLFFGLWLVMWGISYWRRGAQAEGAFARWFMTLTIASLLLAGATLLGTGDVSLTHLRDNYGIEPPSDAVRFLGGELKTYFIIGLVIALIPYLRIKDLIRSGTRPRTAVEGWVFGIASRALLYGIPLLVFGWLARENISHFNENRVVHRYGQTIDTQYDFVPLEFQNWSKTWQEIELQATQLSTSEENGRFAVSRRLWNSVDHEQVAKSIEVLEKISKYDRETSMFRRWLLFTGYTITRQPNAVTDQFVRREAYLHLRTEICQQLTQSVLVDPQFYKEFASAEEALKIELANLTDQQREMRLNNIEALSVEAQHLEKKVENVSDGELTFANWVSLRNETLRLLDRATENEITESTVQLKQQLDSLMNLQDGKFASLEVEVKNINWQLMLNYWGDRFAPKSTVFAMVCLPADQATRWTWFMWSFGLFLLSACVVNMNSTSLHGFYRNMLSKMWITDCPGIGRAIPLARLETAARGAPYHIIAATVHLLGRRRSTDRSTTDSFIFSQCYCGSNRTGYVRTESYMQGRFDLSNAMALSGAAVSPTQVHNPLLAVLLMVSNSRLGQWLPNPGHKALVKGLFYRIVSWLPPVPIRLIVGAMQDAENRNYCFVSDGGHHENLALEPLLLRRCRLIIASDVTGDITYEFRDFIRLIRRMRFEHGIRIVDVDGLDCDLGLAALTPKRLHADSEVSELGLEKLSSRLSKTNLAQSHYFVLRILYPADGPTGSPQEGFLIYVKPNFTGDEAADLTRYQLENPAFPHDPTSDQFYDPQKFESYRQLGYHIGKTLHAEQFKDPAGGRKCRPLRKWSPSDGSTPGEQSQQCESPRDSHSDVRKPKASNDRPDDAASTTNTESKRPPR; from the coding sequence ATGACAGACGGCCAAGACCAGAAAATCGATTTTGAAACCGTACGCAAGAATGAGATCGCCGAGATTGCGAAGCGGCGACGGGAAGCCAATGTCTATGCCGACAAGAACTCTCCGACGGAGAGCCACGCGCCGGAAAGCGATCTCGTCGGGCTGGCGCTTTCGGGCGGCGGTGTCCGCTCCGCCAGTTTCAACCTCGGATTCATCCAGTCTCTTTACGAAAACGGTGTCCTGCGTCACATCGATTACATGGCCACGGTCTCTGGCGGTGGTTACGTCGGCAGCAGTCTGTCTTCCTTGGCATTGCATCCCGACACGGAGTTTGACTGGAAATCGGACGCCTTTGACGCTGATGCCGACGCCGACGCGTCGGATTCGACACACCAGCCGGAGCGAAAGTTTCCATTGTCGCCGCGTGGCGATGGTCGGCAGCCGCCGCGTGTGCTGGAGCTGATTCATGGCGGTCAGTATCTGCGAAAGCCGCTGATCTTTCTCAATCGCTACTTGGTCGGCGTCCTGCTCACCAACGTGGTCGCACTCAGTTTCGTCTTTGCCCTCGCCGCGTTGGCCGCTTGGATGTTTCGATGCCTGGACTACACCTGGTCGATCAACTGGTTGTACGCTTTGGGATTCCAAGGAGACATCGCCCGCGCTTTCTTTCCAATGACACTGTTCTTTGGCCTCTGGTTGGTGATGTGGGGGATCTCGTATTGGCGGCGGGGGGCTCAGGCAGAGGGAGCATTCGCGCGCTGGTTCATGACGTTGACGATCGCATCCCTGCTGCTCGCTGGCGCGACGCTGCTGGGAACCGGCGATGTCAGCTTGACTCATCTGCGGGACAACTACGGCATCGAACCACCGTCGGATGCGGTACGGTTTCTCGGAGGCGAACTGAAAACGTACTTCATCATCGGGCTGGTCATCGCTTTGATCCCGTATCTGAGGATCAAGGATCTGATTCGCAGCGGCACGCGGCCTCGTACGGCCGTGGAAGGCTGGGTTTTTGGGATTGCCAGCCGGGCGTTGCTCTATGGCATCCCACTGCTTGTATTCGGTTGGCTCGCCCGCGAGAACATTTCGCACTTCAACGAAAACCGGGTGGTTCATCGCTACGGTCAAACCATCGATACACAGTATGACTTTGTGCCCCTGGAGTTTCAGAACTGGTCCAAGACTTGGCAGGAGATCGAATTGCAGGCCACGCAGCTCAGTACTTCGGAGGAAAACGGCAGGTTTGCAGTCAGCCGCCGGCTATGGAACTCCGTTGATCACGAGCAGGTCGCAAAATCCATTGAGGTGCTGGAAAAGATTTCCAAGTATGACCGCGAAACCTCCATGTTCAGACGTTGGCTGTTGTTCACCGGTTACACCATCACACGGCAACCCAATGCGGTCACGGACCAGTTCGTCCGCCGCGAAGCATACTTGCATCTACGCACCGAGATCTGCCAACAACTGACCCAGTCGGTGTTGGTCGATCCACAGTTCTACAAAGAATTCGCGTCGGCCGAAGAAGCGTTGAAGATCGAGTTGGCAAATCTGACCGATCAACAGCGAGAGATGCGACTGAACAATATCGAAGCGTTGAGTGTCGAAGCGCAGCATTTGGAAAAGAAAGTCGAGAACGTCTCCGACGGTGAATTGACTTTTGCCAACTGGGTTTCGTTGCGTAATGAGACCTTGCGCTTGCTGGATCGGGCAACGGAAAACGAAATCACCGAAAGCACGGTTCAACTGAAGCAGCAGCTCGACAGCTTGATGAATCTGCAAGATGGCAAGTTCGCGAGTTTGGAAGTGGAAGTCAAGAACATCAATTGGCAATTGATGCTCAACTACTGGGGCGACAGGTTTGCGCCCAAGTCAACCGTTTTTGCGATGGTCTGCTTGCCGGCCGATCAAGCCACGCGATGGACCTGGTTCATGTGGTCCTTCGGTTTGTTTCTGCTATCGGCGTGCGTGGTCAACATGAACTCGACTTCGCTGCACGGATTCTATCGCAACATGTTGTCCAAGATGTGGATCACGGACTGTCCAGGTATCGGACGCGCGATTCCACTGGCGAGATTGGAGACGGCCGCGCGTGGAGCACCCTACCATATCATCGCTGCAACGGTTCACCTATTGGGTCGTCGCCGTAGCACCGATCGCTCGACCACCGATAGTTTTATTTTTTCACAGTGCTACTGCGGCTCCAATCGGACCGGCTATGTTCGGACGGAGTCGTACATGCAGGGCCGTTTTGACCTGTCCAACGCAATGGCACTTTCGGGAGCCGCAGTCAGTCCCACCCAAGTCCACAATCCACTGCTGGCGGTCTTGTTGATGGTGTCCAACTCACGACTGGGGCAGTGGCTGCCCAATCCCGGTCACAAGGCACTCGTCAAAGGATTGTTCTATCGGATCGTGTCGTGGTTACCCCCTGTCCCCATTCGTCTGATCGTCGGCGCAATGCAAGACGCGGAGAACAGGAATTACTGCTTTGTCTCCGATGGCGGTCATCACGAGAACCTTGCGTTGGAACCGTTGCTGCTGAGACGATGCCGATTGATCATCGCATCGGATGTGACAGGTGACATCACCTACGAATTCAGAGACTTCATCCGATTGATCCGCCGAATGCGGTTCGAACATGGGATCCGCATTGTTGACGTCGATGGCTTGGATTGCGACCTGGGGTTGGCTGCGTTGACACCCAAACGGCTTCACGCCGACAGCGAAGTCTCGGAGTTGGGCCTGGAAAAACTATCCAGCCGGCTTTCCAAAACCAATCTCGCCCAGTCCCATTACTTCGTTCTCCGCATCCTTTACCCGGCTGATGGACCGACCGGCTCCCCACAGGAGGGCTTTCTGATCTACGTCAAACCCAACTTCACTGGCGATGAAGCCGCGGATCTGACACGATATCAGCTTGAGAATCCGGCGTTCCCTCACGATCCGACCAGCGACCAGTTTTACGACCCGCAGAAATTTGAATCCTATCGGCAGCTCGGATACCACATCGGAAAGACGTTGCATGCCGAACAGTTCAAGGACCCCGCGGGGGGACGGAAGTGCCGGCCGCTGAGGAAATGGTCCCCCAGTGACGGCTCGACACCAGGTGAACAGTCGCAACAGTGCGAGTCGCCACGGGATTCTCACAGCGACGTTCGCAAACCGAAAGCGTCGAACGACAGACCCGATGACGCCGCGTCAACGACGAATACAGAAAGCAAAAGGCCACCAAGGTGA
- a CDS encoding response regulator produces the protein MTMRQQTILMVEDDPCDRKLALRAFEKANLKSPIQVVADGIQAMHYLTGEASYNDRAIYPLPAVILMDINTPLMNGFEFLEWLRAQPKLSRLPVVVFSSSEHPSDVNRAYELGANSFILKPLGTEKLIATFQAFISYWLEFNVTPSLETD, from the coding sequence ATGACCATGCGCCAACAGACAATCTTGATGGTCGAAGATGACCCCTGCGACCGAAAACTCGCACTGCGAGCGTTTGAGAAAGCGAATTTGAAATCACCGATTCAAGTGGTCGCCGATGGCATCCAAGCGATGCACTATCTAACAGGGGAAGCATCCTACAACGATCGAGCGATCTATCCGTTACCCGCAGTCATCTTGATGGACATCAACACGCCTCTGATGAACGGGTTTGAATTCTTGGAGTGGCTGCGTGCTCAGCCCAAACTATCCCGACTGCCAGTCGTCGTGTTTTCGTCGTCGGAACACCCCAGCGACGTGAATCGAGCGTATGAGCTCGGTGCGAATTCATTCATCTTAAAGCCATTGGGGACAGAAAAACTGATCGCGACGTTTCAGGCGTTCATTTCGTACTGGCTGGAATTCAACGTGACGCCGAGTTTAGAAACCGACTGA